The Lineus longissimus chromosome 2, tnLinLong1.2, whole genome shotgun sequence genome window below encodes:
- the LOC135483966 gene encoding uncharacterized protein LOC135483966 codes for MSAYDILVIRTRTFRHKTIIKNVTVESSGVSHLYFGHRDHRAKSAVRELQSIQPLRAIQWLSVTQQILFIQPLRAIQWLSVTQQILFIQPLRAIQWLSVTQQILFIQPLRAIQWLSVTQQILFIQPLRAIQWLSVTQQILFIQPLRAIQWLSVTQQILFIQPLRAIQWLSVTQQILFIQPLRAIQWLSVTQQILFIQPLRAIQWLSVTQQILFIQPLRAIQWLSVTQQILFIQPLRAIQWLSVTQQILFIQPLRAIQWLSVTQQILFIQPLRAIQCLSVTQQILFIQPLRAIKWLSVTQQILFIQPLRAIQWLSVTQQILFIQPLRAI; via the exons ATGTCCGCA TACGACATTCTCGTTATCAGGACCCGCACTTTCCGGCATAAGACCATCATCAAGAATGTTACCGTTGAGAGTAGTGGTGTTAGTCATCTGTATTTTGGTCATAGGGACCACCGGGCAAAATCGGCG GTCAGAGAGCTTCAATCCATCCAGCCGCTACGAGCCATCCAGTGGTTATCGGTCACCCAGCAGATACTATTCATCCAGCCGCTACGAGCCATCCAGTGGTTATCGGTCACACAGCAGATACTATTCATCCAGCCGCTACGAGCCATCCAATGGTTATCGGTCACACAGCAGATACTATTCATTCAGCCGCTACGAGCCATCCAGTGGTTATCGGTCACACAGCAGATACTATTCATTCAGCCGCTACGAGCCATCCAGTGGCTATCGGTCACCCAGCAGATACTATTCATCCAGCCGCTACGAGCCATCCAGTGGCTATCGGTCACACAGCAGATACTATTCATTCAGCCGCTACGAGCCATCCAGTGGCTATCGGTCACCCAGCAGATACTATTCATCCAGCCGCTACGAGCCATCCAGTGGCTATCGGTCACACAGCAGATACTATTCATTCAGCCGCTACGAGCCATCCAGTGGCTATCGGTCACCCAGCAGATACTATTCATCCAGCCGCTACGAGCCATCCAGTGGCTATCGGTCACACAGCAGATACTATTCATTCAGCCGCTACGAGCCATCCAGTGGCTATCGGTCACCCAGCAGATACTATTCATCCAGCCGCTACGAGCCATCCAGTGGCTATCGGTCACACAGCAGATACTATTCATCCAGCCGCTACGAGCCATCCAGTGTTTATCGGTCACCCAGCAGATACTATTCATTCAGCCGCTACGAGCCATCAAGTGGTTATCGGTCACCCAGCAGATACTATTCATCCAGCCGCTACGAGCCATCCAGTGGTTATCGGTCACACAGCAGATACTATTCATCCAGCCGCTACGAGCCATCTAG